From the Candidatus Methylomirabilota bacterium genome, one window contains:
- a CDS encoding P-II family nitrogen regulator, with the protein MKKIEAVIKPFKLDDVKEALTEIGVIGMTVMEVRGFGRQKGHTELYRGSEYTIDFLPKVKVEIVVPDHVVAKVVETIMAAAKTGSIGDGKVFVLPVEESVRIRTGERGEEAI; encoded by the coding sequence ATGAAAAAGATCGAGGCAGTCATCAAGCCGTTCAAGCTCGATGACGTCAAGGAAGCGCTCACCGAGATCGGGGTCATCGGGATGACGGTGATGGAGGTCCGGGGGTTCGGCCGGCAGAAGGGCCATACCGAGCTCTATCGGGGCTCCGAATACACGATCGACTTTCTGCCCAAGGTGAAGGTCGAGATCGTCGTGCCCGACCACGTCGTGGCCAAGGTGGTGGAGACGATCATGGCGGCCGCCAAGACCGGCTCCATCGGCGACGGCAAGGTGTTCGTCCTCCCGGTGGAGGAGTCCGTCCGCATCCGGACCGGCGAGCGCGGAGAGGAGGCGATCTAG